One segment of Fusobacteria bacterium ZRK30 DNA contains the following:
- a CDS encoding Abi family protein: MKYNKSHFTIDQQIEKIKSDGFIVNNEDQLKVILENLNYYKLKGYIYSTKKEYGGSFSEKNIDILEVIDTYNFDEKLRTFLFEILEKIEVSLKSKIANVLSNDIGTFGYLDNDNFKVKLGSKKYFSHTNFLTNLENYQNRSKEDFMVHYRSKYTEEKYTPLWMMVELLPFGDLSRFYEAYKKNKKISRQYDLSPDILASWLHRLTLIRNFCAHNSRVWNRKYNKISLKKDWNYHSWFYLEGTLFFIKYIIDKIKPEYDFNPLYTLIDGFIKKYPGKAIYMGIMTPDKLKYLIETPKI; this comes from the coding sequence ATGAAATATAACAAAAGTCATTTTACAATTGATCAGCAAATTGAAAAGATAAAATCTGATGGTTTTATAGTAAACAATGAAGATCAATTAAAGGTAATACTTGAAAATTTAAATTACTACAAGTTAAAAGGCTATATATATTCGACTAAAAAAGAATATGGCGGTAGTTTCTCTGAAAAAAATATAGATATTTTAGAGGTTATAGATACTTATAATTTTGATGAAAAACTCAGAACTTTTTTGTTTGAAATCCTTGAAAAAATAGAGGTTTCTTTAAAATCAAAAATAGCAAATGTTTTAAGTAATGATATTGGAACATTTGGATACCTAGACAATGATAATTTTAAAGTAAAATTAGGATCTAAAAAATATTTTAGTCACACTAATTTTTTAACTAATTTAGAAAACTATCAAAATAGAAGTAAAGAAGATTTTATGGTTCATTACAGATCTAAATATACTGAAGAAAAATACACTCCTCTATGGATGATGGTAGAACTCCTTCCATTTGGTGATCTTTCTAGATTTTATGAAGCTTATAAAAAGAATAAAAAGATATCCAGGCAATATGATTTAAGCCCTGATATACTAGCTTCATGGCTTCACAGGTTAACTTTAATAAGAAATTTTTGTGCTCATAACAGTAGAGTATGGAATAGGAAATATAATAAAATTAGTTTAAAAAAAGATTGGAATTATCACTCTTGGTTTTATCTTGAAGGAACATTATTCTTTATAAAATATATAATTGATAAAATTAAACCAGAATACGATTTTAATCCTCTTTACACTTTAATTGATGGATTTATAAAAAAATACCCTGGTAAAGCTATTTATATGGGAATAATGACTCCTGATAAATTAAAATATTTAATAGAAACTCCTAAGATCTAG
- a CDS encoding antirestriction protein ArdA, with the protein MTINLYLASFDTCHDWAGRWFEISSLKDLKEAVSVCNSFGVEEIEVCDFGGDFRFEDIGGNFMINFLFYHFETLEEIYETIEPRVVRDYFLQSYQIDEVLSAYSSSSIDVIDRGESILSDAELVGYYFAEIIDFHRIPGIFRDYFDYEAYGRDIIIGGTYEILESDSCIYLIS; encoded by the coding sequence ATGACTATTAATTTATATCTAGCTTCATTTGATACTTGTCATGATTGGGCTGGCAGGTGGTTTGAGATTAGTTCTTTGAAGGATTTAAAAGAAGCTGTATCAGTATGTAACAGTTTTGGGGTAGAGGAGATAGAGGTCTGTGATTTTGGGGGGGATTTTAGATTTGAAGATATCGGTGGTAATTTTATGATTAATTTTCTTTTCTATCACTTCGAGACCTTAGAGGAGATCTATGAGACCATAGAGCCTAGAGTTGTGAGAGATTACTTCTTGCAGTCATACCAGATAGATGAGGTTCTTTCAGCTTATAGCAGCTCCTCCATAGATGTTATAGACCGTGGAGAGTCCATCTTATCTGACGCGGAGTTAGTTGGCTATTATTTTGCAGAGATCATTGATTTTCATAGGATACCGGGTATTTTTAGAGATTATTTTGATTATGAGGCCTATGGGAGAGATATCATCATTGGTGGGACCTATGAGATCTTAGAGAGTGATAGTTGTATCTATCTTATTTCGTAG
- a CDS encoding ABC transporter permease subunit: protein MEFMNFMAKYKADLIKALFEHLQISLTAVTLAILIGVPVGIYISKSKSLSKYTLSTVSVFQTIPSLALFGLIIPVLGIGIKPAIFVLFLYALLPIIMNTYIGIAEVEDFLIESATGIGMSNKQILFKIKLPLAIPVMMGGIKVSTVTSIGTATIASLIGAGGLGDFIFRGIASNNNQLILLGAIPTAMLAIAVNYIMGIAETALTPKRNSRENSYIQSNRKKVLGSIAILFLIPILIVANIKYQEYTIKNKTIIIGHKNFTEQRILGEVYAQLIEEYTDYIPKVIELGGTQVVLQAITNDEVDIYPEYTGTAYISIFKQKDILDSEKTYQIVKNKFKEKYNLNVLDPLNFNNTFVFLTTKENSKKYNLKTISDISSHKGQFRLGSDNEYVDRQDGNKAVNKVYDIELKEIKGMDVGLLFPALKNNDLDIIVGYGTDGRIKKYDLTLLEDDKSFFPPYNVAPVVNSKVLKKHPEIEKVLNKLGGKISDNEMQELNYLVDEKGYTPREAAREFIKKFLN from the coding sequence ATGGAATTTATGAATTTTATGGCAAAATATAAAGCAGATTTAATAAAAGCTCTCTTTGAACATCTTCAGATTTCTTTGACAGCTGTTACACTGGCGATATTAATAGGAGTTCCTGTAGGAATATATATATCTAAAAGTAAGTCTCTCTCAAAGTATACCCTAAGTACTGTAAGTGTTTTTCAAACAATTCCAAGCTTGGCATTGTTTGGTCTGATAATACCAGTACTGGGAATAGGAATTAAACCGGCAATTTTTGTACTTTTTTTGTACGCATTACTTCCTATAATTATGAACACTTATATTGGAATAGCTGAAGTGGAAGACTTTTTAATAGAGAGTGCTACAGGAATAGGAATGAGCAACAAACAAATACTATTCAAAATAAAGTTACCATTGGCAATCCCAGTTATGATGGGAGGAATAAAAGTATCTACAGTTACCAGTATAGGAACAGCAACAATTGCATCGTTAATTGGGGCAGGGGGATTGGGAGACTTTATATTTAGAGGTATTGCCTCGAACAACAATCAATTGATATTATTGGGGGCTATTCCTACGGCAATGCTGGCAATAGCTGTCAACTATATAATGGGAATAGCTGAAACAGCTCTTACCCCTAAAAGAAATTCCAGAGAAAATAGTTATATCCAGAGTAACAGAAAAAAAGTATTAGGCTCTATCGCTATACTTTTCTTAATCCCCATATTGATTGTTGCAAATATTAAATACCAAGAATATACAATAAAAAATAAAACTATTATCATTGGACATAAAAACTTTACCGAACAAAGAATCTTAGGAGAAGTTTATGCTCAGCTTATAGAGGAATATACTGATTATATACCTAAAGTAATCGAACTTGGCGGTACTCAGGTTGTTTTACAAGCTATAACAAATGATGAAGTAGATATCTACCCTGAATATACCGGTACAGCTTATATCTCTATTTTTAAACAAAAAGATATCCTAGATTCTGAAAAAACATATCAAATTGTAAAAAATAAATTCAAAGAAAAATATAATTTAAATGTTTTAGATCCTTTAAATTTTAACAATACTTTTGTTTTCTTAACGACAAAAGAAAATTCCAAGAAATACAACTTGAAAACAATATCTGACATCTCATCACACAAGGGTCAGTTTAGATTAGGTAGTGACAATGAATATGTTGATCGTCAAGACGGAAATAAGGCTGTTAACAAAGTTTATGATATAGAGTTAAAAGAAATAAAAGGAATGGATGTAGGTCTTTTATTTCCTGCTTTAAAAAATAATGATTTAGATATAATTGTTGGATATGGTACTGATGGAAGGATAAAAAAATATGACTTAACTTTATTAGAAGATGATAAAAGTTTTTTCCCACCATATAATGTTGCTCCCGTTGTAAACTCTAAAGTGTTGAAAAAACATCCGGAAATAGAAAAAGTATTAAATAAATTAGGGGGTAAAATTTCGGACAATGAGATGCAGGAATTAAATTATCTTGTCGATGAAAAAGGTTATACTCCAAGGGAAGCTGCCAGAGAGTTTATAAAAAAATTCTTAAATTAA
- a CDS encoding betaine/proline/choline family ABC transporter ATP-binding protein (Members of the family are the ATP-binding subunit of ABC transporters for substrates such as betaine, L-proline or other amino acids, choline, carnitine, etc. The substrate specificity is best determined from the substrate-binding subunit, rather than this subunit, as it interacts with the permease subunit and not with substrate directly.), protein MIKLKNVVKNFEKTEVIKNVSIDFENGKFYCLIGESGCGKTTLMKLINKLIESSSGEILIDGKDINDYNPVLLRQKIGYVIQKVGLFPHMTIGENIEIVPSILKWDKNKAKERTLELLELMDLDETYYNRYPEELSGGQQQRIGIARALAIDPDIILMDEPFSALDPITRENLQDELISLQEKLKKTIIFVTHDMDEALKLADKIAILKEGEILQFDTPENILNRPKNSFVEYFIGNDRLWKTPEMLLVKDIMKTKIPTVLENSHIARAYEKMKNYEIDAVFVIKKIGKKEKVQGIITKKLIFHRREILDENTKITDLMYTKFISLDERENLLDVLNKISDTKLKVFPVNDEEGNLIGAITPSNLLNVISDITPSIAEVN, encoded by the coding sequence ATGATTAAATTGAAAAATGTTGTTAAAAATTTTGAGAAAACAGAGGTGATAAAAAATGTTTCTATAGATTTTGAAAATGGAAAATTTTATTGTCTTATAGGAGAATCAGGATGTGGAAAGACAACCCTGATGAAATTAATTAATAAATTAATAGAATCATCTTCAGGGGAGATTTTAATCGATGGAAAAGATATAAATGACTATAACCCTGTTCTTTTAAGGCAGAAAATAGGCTATGTCATACAAAAAGTAGGTCTGTTTCCCCATATGACGATAGGGGAAAATATAGAGATAGTTCCCAGTATCCTCAAATGGGATAAGAATAAAGCAAAAGAAAGAACATTAGAGTTACTGGAATTAATGGATTTAGATGAAACATATTACAATAGATATCCAGAAGAACTATCCGGCGGACAGCAGCAGAGAATAGGAATAGCCAGAGCATTGGCTATAGATCCAGATATTATTTTGATGGACGAACCATTTTCTGCATTAGATCCTATTACACGGGAAAATTTACAAGATGAGCTGATCTCATTACAGGAAAAATTAAAAAAAACCATAATTTTTGTAACTCATGATATGGATGAAGCTTTAAAGCTGGCAGATAAGATAGCTATCTTAAAGGAAGGAGAGATCCTTCAGTTTGATACCCCTGAAAACATTTTAAATCGTCCAAAAAATTCTTTTGTAGAGTATTTTATAGGAAATGACAGGTTATGGAAAACTCCAGAGATGCTTTTGGTGAAGGATATTATGAAAACTAAGATTCCTACAGTTCTTGAGAACTCTCATATAGCCAGAGCATATGAAAAAATGAAAAATTATGAAATAGATGCTGTTTTTGTAATAAAAAAGATTGGAAAAAAAGAGAAGGTTCAGGGAATAATTACTAAAAAATTAATTTTTCACAGAAGAGAGATCTTAGATGAAAATACTAAAATCACAGACTTGATGTATACTAAATTTATTTCTCTGGATGAAAGGGAAAATTTGTTGGACGTATTGAATAAAATAAGTGATACTAAATTGAAGGTCTTTCCTGTAAATGATGAGGAAGGAAATTTAATAGGGGCCATTACCCCATCTAATCTATTAAATGTAATATCAGATATTACTCCATCTATAGCGGAGGTGAATTAA
- a CDS encoding GGDEF domain-containing protein encodes MKKIKKSDIFKAVVKDLDVCNDHPEVLKLLIEHRSQIAHNKIQRELFKTLINDYVKLSKKLEENLEHVTRLSETDHLTKAYNRLKFNEVIKVEVLRSKRYRTDLSIIMFDIDFFKNINDRYGHDIGDLVLVEISKLVKKSVRETDVFCRWGGEEFMVLLPNTSLEFAVLVAERIRKLIYNFQIKNIEKVSCSFGVVSFNFEEDLDGFIKRVDNKLYTAKDNGRNRVEY; translated from the coding sequence ATGAAAAAAATAAAAAAAAGCGACATATTTAAAGCTGTTGTAAAAGATTTGGATGTCTGTAATGATCATCCGGAGGTATTAAAACTATTGATTGAGCACAGAAGCCAGATAGCTCATAATAAAATTCAACGAGAGCTTTTTAAAACTCTGATAAATGATTATGTTAAATTAAGTAAGAAACTTGAGGAGAACCTAGAACATGTAACCCGCCTTTCAGAAACAGACCATCTGACGAAGGCATATAACCGTCTAAAATTTAATGAAGTTATTAAGGTGGAGGTTCTAAGATCCAAAAGATATAGAACAGACCTTTCAATAATTATGTTTGATATTGATTTTTTTAAAAATATCAACGACAGATATGGCCATGATATAGGGGATCTGGTCTTGGTTGAAATATCTAAACTGGTAAAAAAATCAGTCCGGGAAACAGATGTTTTCTGCCGATGGGGCGGAGAAGAATTTATGGTACTGCTTCCTAATACTTCTTTGGAGTTTGCAGTATTAGTCGCAGAGAGAATAAGAAAATTGATCTATAACTTCCAGATAAAAAATATAGAAAAGGTTTCATGTAGTTTTGGAGTGGTATCCTTTAATTTTGAAGAAGATTTGGATGGTTTTATAAAACGAGTAGACAATAAACTCTATACAGCTAAAGATAATGGAAGAAACAGGGTGGAATATTAA
- a CDS encoding MBL fold metallo-hydrolase: MNNKISKYKEPIEIAKGIYWVGFYDDEYFLHCNPFLIIEGDEAVLIDGGSRNDFSTVMLKILQTGVNPNNIQKLIYHHYDPDLCGSIPDFEELIDNDDLSILSHEDNNVFIKYYGTNLKSECIEKNQFEFQFATGRKLKFIMTPYCHSSASFVTFDEETGTLFSSDLFGSTAKEWDLFSNLDSTCHTCSDYSLSGPFNCKLGKKECPISKILFFHQKIMTSKKSLDFALDKIKKLPIKTIASQHGSLIRGSKDINFIMDILKKEKKIGIDQFLEDDQI; the protein is encoded by the coding sequence ATGAATAATAAAATATCAAAATACAAGGAGCCTATAGAGATAGCTAAAGGAATTTACTGGGTTGGATTTTACGACGATGAATATTTTCTTCACTGTAATCCATTTTTAATAATTGAAGGAGATGAAGCTGTCTTAATTGATGGTGGAAGCAGGAATGATTTTAGTACTGTGATGTTAAAAATATTACAGACAGGTGTAAATCCTAATAATATACAGAAATTAATATACCATCATTATGATCCTGACCTATGTGGGAGTATCCCGGACTTTGAAGAATTGATTGATAACGATGATTTAAGTATTCTTTCCCATGAAGATAACAATGTTTTTATTAAATATTATGGTACAAACCTTAAAAGCGAATGTATAGAAAAAAATCAATTTGAATTTCAATTTGCAACTGGAAGAAAACTGAAATTTATAATGACTCCTTACTGTCATTCAAGTGCAAGTTTTGTTACCTTTGATGAGGAGACAGGAACACTTTTCAGCAGTGATCTTTTTGGAAGTACCGCTAAAGAATGGGATCTATTTTCTAATTTAGACAGCACTTGTCATACCTGTTCTGACTATAGTTTATCTGGTCCATTTAACTGTAAATTAGGAAAAAAAGAGTGTCCTATCTCAAAGATCTTGTTTTTCCATCAAAAAATCATGACTTCTAAAAAATCTTTAGATTTTGCACTGGATAAAATAAAAAAATTACCTATAAAAACAATAGCTTCCCAGCATGGGAGTCTCATCAGGGGAAGTAAGGATATCAATTTTATAATGGACATTCTAAAAAAAGAAAAGAAAATTGGTATAGACCAATTTCTCGAGGATGATCAGATATGA